In Anabrus simplex isolate iqAnaSimp1 chromosome 14, ASM4041472v1, whole genome shotgun sequence, a genomic segment contains:
- the Membrin gene encoding Golgi SNAP receptor complex member 2 isoform X2: MTRLGYQNYECFYLCGQSECNCERLDILLYKEPVQRRQNAKLRIDQLKYDNQHLQAGLRMFQHRQYQRQQEQRDREELLSRRFTHNSASSDGDTSILIDHSLQHHMSLQNANRGVDDMIRSGSGILENLRDQRSTLKGAHRRLFDIANTLGLSNTTMRLIERRAYQDKFVLIGGMLVTCVVIALVVVYLT; encoded by the exons ATGACACGTCTGGGTTATCAGAATTACGAATGTTTTTACCTATGTGGGCAAAGTGAATG TAATTGTGAGCGCTTGGACATCCTCCTGTATAAGGAACCAGTTCAACGTAGACAAAATGCTAAACTGAGAATCGATCAACTCAAGTATGACAATCAGCATTTGCAG GCTGGCCTGCGGATGTTTCAACATCGTCAGTACCAGCGCCAGCAGGAACAGAGGGACCGAGAGGAACTCCTCAGTAGGCGCTTCACTCACAACAGCGCTTCCAGTGATGGAGACACCAGTATTCTTATAGACCATTCCTTACAGCACCACATGTCTTTACAG aATGCAAATCGTGGTGTAGACGACATGATACGTTCTGGATCTGGCATTCTGGAGAACCTTAGGGACCAGCGATCAACACTGAAGGGTGCACACCGAAGGCTGTTCGACATCGCTAACACACTCGGGCTGTCCAACACGACGATGAGGCTTATCGAGCGACGAGCCTACCAGGACAAGTTCGTACTGATCGGGGGCATGCTGGTGACGTGTGTGGTCATTGCTCTCGtagtggtgtacctcacatag
- the Membrin gene encoding Golgi SNAP receptor complex member 2 isoform X1 gives MESLYHQTNKLVQETQQCFTKLERIGGGDPGPLEKEIQARIDTITSNCERLDILLYKEPVQRRQNAKLRIDQLKYDNQHLQAGLRMFQHRQYQRQQEQRDREELLSRRFTHNSASSDGDTSILIDHSLQHHMSLQNANRGVDDMIRSGSGILENLRDQRSTLKGAHRRLFDIANTLGLSNTTMRLIERRAYQDKFVLIGGMLVTCVVIALVVVYLT, from the exons ATGGAATCGTTATATCATCAGACAAATAAACTAGTCCAGGAAACTCAGCAATGTTTTACAAAATTAGAGAGAATTGGCGGTGGAGATCCAGGCCCTTTAGAAAAGGAGATCCAGGCGAGAATTGATACTATTACAAG TAATTGTGAGCGCTTGGACATCCTCCTGTATAAGGAACCAGTTCAACGTAGACAAAATGCTAAACTGAGAATCGATCAACTCAAGTATGACAATCAGCATTTGCAG GCTGGCCTGCGGATGTTTCAACATCGTCAGTACCAGCGCCAGCAGGAACAGAGGGACCGAGAGGAACTCCTCAGTAGGCGCTTCACTCACAACAGCGCTTCCAGTGATGGAGACACCAGTATTCTTATAGACCATTCCTTACAGCACCACATGTCTTTACAG aATGCAAATCGTGGTGTAGACGACATGATACGTTCTGGATCTGGCATTCTGGAGAACCTTAGGGACCAGCGATCAACACTGAAGGGTGCACACCGAAGGCTGTTCGACATCGCTAACACACTCGGGCTGTCCAACACGACGATGAGGCTTATCGAGCGACGAGCCTACCAGGACAAGTTCGTACTGATCGGGGGCATGCTGGTGACGTGTGTGGTCATTGCTCTCGtagtggtgtacctcacatag